A genome region from Arthrobacter agilis includes the following:
- a CDS encoding VOC family protein — protein sequence MTIARFPTTVLDCPDPAVLAAFYGEMLGWTSDVEDDWAEIRADNGQSLCFQKVEHYTAPEWPSGERPQQAHLDLMVDDLDEAEAAVIALGAVKHEYQPGTTFRVFLDPARHPFCLCIS from the coding sequence ATGACGATCGCGAGATTCCCCACCACTGTCCTGGACTGCCCCGACCCGGCCGTGCTCGCGGCCTTCTACGGCGAGATGCTGGGCTGGACCAGCGACGTGGAGGACGACTGGGCGGAGATCCGGGCCGACAACGGCCAGAGCCTGTGCTTCCAGAAGGTGGAGCACTACACGGCGCCGGAGTGGCCGTCCGGCGAGAGGCCCCAGCAGGCGCACCTCGACCTGATGGTGGACGATCTCGACGAGGCCGAGGCAGCCGTGATCGCCCTCGGCGCCGTCAAGCACGAATATCAGCCCGGCACCACGTTCCGCGTCTTCCTCGACCCCGCACGCCACCCGTTCTGCCTCTGCATCAGCTGA
- a CDS encoding YqjF family protein, with the protein MRADGRDPERHLAPDLPRPVIMDQFWGDAVFLHWRVDARAVAAYMPPGVVPDEVDGSSWVGLIGFRMVGAGLGRGLPVPYVGSFTEINVRLYSRGPDGTRGVVFVTLDASRLAVVLAARAGGIPYVWSRCVPLARGEGARRDYGYAVERYGHQATSRFAVRPATGVTAEDTLSLELTARFGLHSTFGRRTLYIPNTHSPWPLRPATLTELDDGLLAAAGIHVEGPPESVLFSPGVQTQFGRPRVVHRS; encoded by the coding sequence ATGAGGGCCGACGGCCGGGACCCGGAACGGCACCTCGCACCCGACCTGCCGCGTCCCGTCATCATGGACCAGTTCTGGGGGGACGCGGTGTTCCTGCACTGGCGCGTGGACGCCCGTGCGGTCGCCGCCTACATGCCGCCGGGCGTGGTGCCGGACGAGGTGGACGGCTCCTCGTGGGTCGGCCTGATCGGCTTCCGGATGGTGGGAGCCGGGCTGGGCAGGGGCCTTCCCGTGCCCTACGTCGGATCCTTCACCGAGATCAACGTGCGCCTCTACTCGCGCGGTCCGGACGGCACCCGAGGCGTCGTCTTCGTGACCCTCGACGCCTCCCGCCTCGCCGTCGTGCTGGCCGCACGGGCCGGCGGCATCCCGTACGTCTGGTCGAGGTGCGTACCGCTGGCGCGCGGCGAGGGCGCACGGCGTGACTACGGGTACGCCGTCGAACGGTACGGGCACCAGGCCACCTCCCGCTTCGCCGTGCGCCCGGCGACCGGGGTGACGGCGGAGGACACGCTGTCGCTGGAGCTCACGGCCCGCTTCGGGCTGCACAGCACGTTCGGACGCCGCACCCTCTACATCCCCAACACACACAGTCCGTGGCCGCTCCGGCCCGCCACGCTGACGGAGCTCGACGACGGGCTGCTGGCCGCGGCGGGTATCCACGTCGAGGGTCCACCCGAGTCCGTCCTGTTCTCGCCGGGGGTGCAGACGCAGTTCGGGCGGCCCCGCGTGGTCCACCGCTCCTGA
- a CDS encoding spore photoproduct lyase family protein — protein MLQASKLLQISRIYVEPAAAELPRGQEIIARWPDADVVEVASHWRIPELSGHEANVRRWVRIKTEALVIGVKKSLTAKPNGRSADFIAPSTANGCAMACAYCYVPRHKGYSNPITVFANIDQISGYLERHVTRQGIKLEPNQCDEHAWVYDIGENSDCSVDALVSDNVRDLVDLYRDLPTAKLSFATKYVNRDMLAWDPQERTRVRFSLMPERLARVVDVRTTPVGERIAAINDFVEAGYEVHVNFSPVIITPGWQEDWRELFRRLDAALSPAAKQQLAAEVIFLTHNQQLHEVNLGWHPQAEEILWRPDLQETKRSQNGFTNVRYIAYDKRGYLDEFLRIAASELPYCRIRYAF, from the coding sequence ATGCTCCAGGCCAGCAAGCTCCTCCAGATCAGCCGGATCTACGTGGAACCGGCCGCCGCCGAGCTCCCCCGCGGCCAGGAGATCATCGCGCGATGGCCCGACGCGGACGTCGTCGAGGTCGCCAGCCACTGGCGGATCCCCGAACTCAGCGGCCACGAGGCGAATGTGCGCCGCTGGGTCCGCATCAAGACCGAGGCGCTGGTCATCGGCGTGAAGAAGAGCCTCACCGCCAAACCCAACGGCCGGTCCGCGGACTTCATCGCCCCGTCCACCGCGAACGGCTGCGCCATGGCCTGCGCGTACTGCTACGTCCCCCGCCACAAGGGCTACAGCAACCCCATCACGGTCTTCGCGAACATCGACCAGATCAGCGGCTACCTCGAGCGCCACGTGACCCGCCAGGGCATCAAACTCGAACCCAACCAGTGCGACGAGCACGCGTGGGTGTACGACATCGGGGAGAACAGCGACTGCTCCGTGGACGCGCTCGTCAGCGACAACGTCCGGGACCTCGTGGACCTCTACCGCGACCTGCCCACCGCGAAGCTCTCCTTCGCGACCAAGTACGTGAACCGGGACATGCTCGCGTGGGACCCGCAGGAACGCACGCGCGTGCGCTTCTCCCTCATGCCCGAGCGGCTCGCCAGGGTCGTGGACGTGCGGACCACCCCGGTCGGCGAGCGGATCGCGGCGATCAACGACTTCGTGGAGGCCGGCTACGAGGTGCACGTCAACTTCTCACCCGTGATCATCACGCCGGGCTGGCAGGAGGACTGGCGTGAGCTCTTCCGCCGGCTCGACGCCGCCCTGTCCCCGGCGGCGAAGCAGCAGCTCGCGGCCGAGGTCATCTTCCTGACCCACAACCAGCAGCTGCACGAGGTCAACCTGGGGTGGCACCCCCAGGCCGAGGAGATCCTGTGGCGGCCGGACCTCCAGGAGACCAAGCGCTCCCAGAACGGCTTCACGAACGTGCGCTACATCGCCTACGACAAGCGCGGCTACCTCGACGAGTTCCTCCGCATCGCCGCCTCGGAGCTGCCCTACTGCCGGATCCGCTATGCGTTCTAG